CAAGAATTAATTTCGGCTTTACCCGTGAAATGTCCAATGATTGGAAAAGCTATGTCAAGCTGGAGTGGGGCGTAAATCCCTTTGGTAATGCAACGATCTCCTATAGCAGTGAAAGTAACTTTGAGACCAAAAGCGGTGACTTTTTAAATAACCGTTTAGGCTATGTTGGCGTCAGTCACAATGACTATGGGTCGATCTCAATTGGTAAGCAATGGGGCGCATGGTACGACGTTGTGTACAACACCAACTATGGTTTTGTATGGGACGGTAATGCATCCGGTACTTATACGTATAACAAATCCGACGGTGCCATTAATGGTGTCGGTCGTGGTGATAAAGTGATTCAGTATCGTAATAGTTGGGGTGATTTAGGGATCGCGGCGCAAATGCAGTTAAAAAGCAGTACCACAGATATTGAAGATGATGGTAGTAATAACCCGAATCGATTGGTGATGACAGAATACGATAATACTTATGGTATTGGTTTGACCTACCAAGCGACAGAGATGTTAGTGCTTACCGCTGGCGGTAACATCGGTGAACCAGAAGGCACTACGGCCAGTGGTCGGGTTATTTCCGAGACCGACTATATCTATGGCTTTGGTCTAACCTGGGGCAGTTGGGATGAGCATGGCTTATATGCGGCGATGAACCTCAACCAAAATGAATTCCACGATACAGATAACTTAGGCCGTTTCTTGCAAGAGTCGGTAGGTTTAGAAACGCTGATCTCCTATTACTTAGACAATAATATCAAGCTGCTTGCCTCTTACAACGTCTTAGAGGCCGGTGATGACTATGAGGCAGAACATCCTGGTGATGTTTTTAAACGTCAGTTTGCCGTGGCTGGCGTGCACTATGTTTGGGATAACAGTGTGGTGATCTACTTGGAAGGCCGTGTTGATTTTAGTGATTTCAGTAGTGATAACCCTGAAAATGAAGCGATGCAAGCAAAATCAGAAGATGATGGTGTCGCGATTGGTATTCGCTATACCTTGTAAGTGTCCGATTGATTAATAACGATTAAGGCCCCTCAAGCTGTTATACAGTTTGAGGGGCCTTTTGATTAGCTGACGTTATTTCAATCGATAGGTGACTTCTACTCTATCTTGAATAGTGACTTGGCCTTGTTGGTAGCTTTTAGGCACATTATAACTGTCACTTTCAGCATTCATTCTCATCATCACTGGCTGAACTGGACGTTGGTCGAAATAGCGAATTTGCCATACACCATCGAGCTCTTCGCCAAAGCCTTGGGCTAACTCTGCCGCTTTGTGTTGTGCATCTTTAATCGCTGCAAGCCTTGCTTGTTGAAGATAATGCGCCTCTTTGCTTGATTTGAGCGCGATATGATTAATACGGTTAATACCCTCTTCAAGCGCGGTATCTAGAATGCTATTGAGGTTGGTTAGATCGACAACTGTCACAGTTACGCGGCGGCTCGCACTGTAGCCAATCAGTTTGTTAGGCTGATCTTTTTCATAGTGATATTGAGGTTGTAGGTTGATATTGGCACTTTGGATTAGCTTGCTGCTAACGCCTGCTTTTTCTAAACGTTCGATAAATTTAGCCACGGCGATATCCGACTCGACTTTGGCAGCTTTTGCTGTTTCCGCTTTAATCACGACTTCCACGTTTATTTCTGCCATGTCTGCTTCGGCGAGGATATTGCTAGTGCCTATGGTTTCAAGATGCGCAAAGCTAATATCGGCGGCAAGCGCTGGGGCGGTAATGCTGGCCGATAGGACTAAAGCTGAAATAAGTGCTGCAAGAGATGATTTAATCATAGTAACTCCAAAAGTAAGTCTAAAATTCGCCAAGATAAAACGGGGTTGGCTTCTAATAGCTATAAACGTGAGCTTTTGGGAAAAGGGTTATATTTTTAATTTATTATTCACGGTTGGCTAAGCTCACTCAAGAAATTGAACCTATGAGCTAGGGTATCAACAGGTGCTAGCTGAGGTGGGTGAACAGACAAAGCTGAAAAAGTCGTCTAATTAAAGCCGTCTTTGAAGATAACCTCAGCAGCAGACTTGGTTTGCTGCCAACCTTTTTGCTTAAGTTCTGGTTCGGCCAGAAATTTATCGACATAGCCTATACAGAGATAACCTATCAGTTCAGCGCTTTCGGGGGCATTTAACGCTTGCTTGACCTTTAACGGGTCTAAAATACTGACCCAACCGACACCAATATTGAGCGAACGCGCCATTAACCACAGGTTTTGAATGGCACAAACAACACTAAACTTACCCATCTCTGGCATGCTTGTTTGCCCTAGAACTGCAGTTTCACTGGGTTGATAAAATACCGCTAAGTTAACTGGAGCCTCTAAAATCCCTTCGAGTTTGAGCGCATCATACTGAGCGCGTTTATCCCCCGTAAATTGCTCACTGCCAAGGGCATTTGCTGCAACAAACGTTTGCTGCACTGCTTGTTTAATGTTTGAGTCGCGAATAACCACAAATTGCCAAGGCTGCGAGTATCCAACTGAAGGCGCTTGCATGGCGGCATTTAGCAGCGTATCGATACTCGCATCTGAGACGGGCTTATCATTAAAACGATTACCTCTAACATCGCGGCGTAGTCGGATAATATCGGCTAAGACCTCGCTGTCACTCTCACTAAACATTCGACTCATACCGCTCTCAATTTTTCTATAGATCGATAAGGCGCCCTTTGAGGACGCCTTTAAATGCTATCTAGAGTAACAATAATTAGCCTAATTTGAAGCTGTATCGACTGACTTAGTGATCTAGCTGTTAATTAATGGTCATTGAAATGAAGTAGCCGATAAATGTTGCTGTGCCGACGCCAATAAAACCAGGCACAATAAAGCTATGATTCAACACATATTTACCAATATGGGTGGTGCCGGTTCTATCGAAACTAATCGCCGCTAAATCACTCGGGTAGAACGGGAAGAAGAAATAAGCATAGCAAGCGGGTAATACGCCGATAAGCACTGGTGCCGGGATCCCCAAAGAGAAACCCAGTGGCAGCATTATGGTTAAGGTTGCAGCTTGGCTCTTCAAGAAGATGGACGCGACAAACATCGCAATGGCGAATGACCAAGGATGAGCATGGACGATGTCACTCACAGACTCAATTAGATAGCTCTTGTGATAGCTAATAATAGTGTCGCTAAGCCATGCAATACCAAAGATAATGATCACTGCAGTCATACCTGCGATGAAGACATTACTGCTCACTATCTTTTTAGGATCTACCTTGGTGACAAGTAAAATCATCGCGCCAACGGAAAGCATCATAAACTGGATGGCGACAGACATCTTCACGCCTTCAGGCAATAACTCTTTGCTAAACATTGCCAAGCCAATGACGGCTAATATGCCGAGTAGAAAGATACTTAACCCTTTTTTGGCGATGCTGTTACTTTTGGCGACATCATCGGTTTCAATATCCGGATCAATGAGACTATTCTTAAACTCTTCATCCAGCAATCGAGCTTGAAACTCTTCATCTTTATCGAGATCTTTACCACGCTTTAAGCTCCAAGCTGAGGCGACCAGTACACCGATTAATGTTGAAGGTATGGTGACTAACAACACATCCATCAAACCAATATCAAGATTGTTTTCCATTGAGGTGGCAATAACAACGGCGGCAGCGGCGGCAATAGGGCTGGCTGTGATCCCCATTTGCGAAGCAACGGTTGCGATAGCGAGTGGACGCTCAGGCCGAATGCCTTTCTTGTATGCGACATCGTAGATCACTGGCAGTAATGGATAGACTGAGTGCCCCGTTCCCACAAGTACAGTTAAGGAGTATGTGCATAAAGGACCCAGAAACACGATTTGGTTTGGGTGTTTACGCAGTAGTTTTTCGGCATAGCGGACCAGTAGCTTTAGACCGCCAGTCGCTTCTAAGGTGGCTGATGCGGCAACCACGGCAAGAATGATCAACATGACGTTGATTGGCGGTGAACCTGGCGCAACGCCAAATACAAAGGCAAGAATGGAGACACCCAAGCCACCTAAAAGGCCAAAGGCAACACCGCCGTGACGGATCCCGACAAAGATGATGGCCAACAATAACAGCATATGCACAAAAAACATGGTGTGTCCCTTTAAGTAGTGAGCTGAAGCCAGTGTTTTACGTAAATGATGGTGGGTATTTGATAAGCAAATAACCCAGTGATAACTGACTTATACCGTATGTTATGGATTGCTTAAATAGTCTGTGTTCAGCAAGGTGATACAGCGCATTGGATCATGGCTGTTATTGATAAGAAACGTGAACTAACTTAACGGCAATATTTTAATCACATTTCTGAGGGCTTGAATATAGGCAGTGATTTCTACGATTGTTGGGGAGATGCAACAATAAAATAAGAAAAAGTGATGCTGTCTATTTTATAGACTGACTTTTAAGTGTAGAATCGCGCCTTATTATAATTTAAGAGGAAATTACTCATTGTGTTAATGACGCCACCTTAACGTTTCGCCCTCCCTATAGCTTTCATTGCTAACTAAGCATCACGCTTACTTCTTTGCGCTTGTTAATTCGTTGTCGATTACTACGGCAGTTTTCCGCGCCAAAATTTTATCAAAAAAGCACGCATATCACTCCAGTCTAATCTCTGGTGCGAACTGCCGTGCGTAAACTGAGAGTTCAATGTTTAAAAATTTCAAAATTGATTGGTTATCTAATATCCGTGGCGATCTGCTTGCGGGTATCGTTGTGGCGTTAGCCCTCATTCCAGAGGCTATCGCATTTTCGATTATTGCGGGTGTCGACCCCAAAGTCGGCTTGTATGCCTCATTTAGTATTTCAGTGGTAATAGCTTTCACCGGTGGCCGTTCAGGTATGATCTCCGCGGCAACGGGAGCAATGGCGCTGTTGATGATAACCCTAGTTAAGGATCATGGTTTGCAATACTTGTTGGTAGCAACAGTATTGACGGGATTACTACAGATTTTAGCGGGATATTTAAAACTCGGTAATTTGATGCGATTCGTATCGCGATCGGTAGTGACAGGGTTTGTAAATGCATTGGCTATACTGATTTTTATGGCCCAATTACCAGAGCTTACCAATGTGACTTGGCACGTATATGCGATGACATTAGCCGGTCTTGGAATCATATACCTGTTCCCTTATCTGCCTGTTATTGGCAAATTAATCCCCTCTCCTTTGATCTGTATTGTCGGGTTAACAGCATTTGCTATGATGTTTAATGTCGATGTGCGTACCGTGGGTGATATGGGAGACTTACCTGATACCTTACCGATATTCTTATGGCCTGATGTGCCGTTAAACTTCGAAACCTTACTGATTGTATTGCCTTATTCCATGGGACTCGCGGTCGTCGGACTATTAGAATCAATGATGACGGCGACGATTGTCGACGATCTTACCGATACCAATAGTGATAAAAACCGTGAGTGTAAGGGGCAAGGACTTGCCAATGTGTTTACGGGTTTTCTTGGTGGTATGGCGGGTTGCGCCATGATTGGTCAATCGATGATTAATATAAAGTCCGGCGGACGTGGACGTCTATCGAGTTTAGCGGCGGGTGTATTCTTGCTCATAATGGTGGTCTTTCTTGGACCCTGGTTAAAACAGATCCCTATGGCCGCCTTGGTCGCGGTAATGATTATGGTGGCCATAGGTACGTTCTCGTGGCAGTCCATTCTCGATATGAAAAAACATCCACTGTCGACCAATGTTGTGATGCTGGCAACGGTTGCTATGGTGGTAGCCACTCATAATCTGGCTATCGGTGTATTTGTTGGAGTGCTGCTTGCTTCCTTATTCTTTGCCAACAAGATTAGTCGCATGATGGTGGTTAGGAATAATATCGGTGAAAGTGACAGTTGTGAATATCGGGTGATTGGCCAAGTGTTCTTTGCGTCATCGGATAAATTTACCGATTCATTTGATTTTAAAGAAGTATTAGAGTCAGTCACTATCGATTTATCGGCGGCTCACTTTTGGGATGTGACGGCGGTATCTGCATTGGATAAAGTGGTGATTAAATTTCGTCGAGAGGGTACACATGTGAACCTTATTGGTATGAATCAAGCGACTCGCACCATTGTTGATAAATTTGGGGTACACGATAAGCCCGAAGAAGTTGAAAGACTACTGGCTGGACACTAAGAGGATGATACAGATGAAGAATATAGTTGCGTGTATTGATGGTTCTAAATTGACTCTAGCCACCTGTGAAGCCAGTGCTTGGGTTGCACACAAAGTGAAAGCACCGTTAACGTTATTGCATGTGCTCGATAAAGCCACCAGACCTGTGGTGAGCGAATTGTCGGGCCAAATTGGCTTTGGTAGCCAAGAAGACCTACTCAATGAACTGGTAGAGCTTGATGAGCTGCGCAGTAAAGTGGCGCTTAAGCATGGTAAGCAGTTACTGATAGATGCAGAAGAGTTAGCGCAAGTGCGAGGCGTGAGTGATATCCATAAATTACAACGCCATGGCAGTTTACTCGACACATTAATGGATCTAGAAGATGATTTGAGGGTGTTAGTGCTGGGGAGGTCGGGTGAAGATCATAGCAGCACTAAAACAATAGGCTCACAGCTTGAAAGTGTGATTAGAACGATTAAGGCCCATACCCTTGTGGTCAGCGAAAGCTTCGAAGTGCCAAGCTCCTATATGATCGCCTTTGATGGTAGTGCAACCAGTGACAAGCTGATTGAAAAGGCTATCAAGACGCCTTTGCTTGTCGGTTTGGAGTGTCATTTGGTGATGGTTGATGGCTCTGGTGACAAGAGCGCAGCTTTTCAACAAGCATCGCAGCAGCTTACTGAGGCAGGGATCATGGTGACAGAGCGAGTGTTAACTGGAGATGTAGATAGCGCATTACTCGATTACCAAGAGCAACAACAGCTTGGGATGATAGTGATGGGGGCCTATGGCCACACAAAGTTACGCCAGTACTTTCTCGGCAGTAACACCACGCAAGTGCTGATAAAAAGCAGCGTACCCTTGTTGTTAATCCGTTAATTATGCAGAGATAGAGGAGCCGATAATCAGCTCCTCTATTTTTTAGCCGCACCACAGCGTCAGCCATATTTAAAAGTGAGTTAAACACGAGTTAACTGACAAACCCCGCCGCAATTGGTTAGAATAACCTAGATTTTTTAAACTCCAGAGCGACCACTATGCACGTACATATTTTAGGGATCTGTGGCACCTTCATGGGCGGCCTCGCGTTGCTGGCTCGAGCTGAAGGGCACAAGGTAACGGGCAGCGATGCCAATGTTTACCCGCCAATGAGCACTCAACTAGAAGAGCAAGGTATTGAGCTGATCCAAGGTTTCGATCCTACTCAATTGGGTAAAAATGAAGATGATGCGCCCGATCTTGTGGTGATCGGCAATGCTATGAGCCGAGGTAATCCTTGCGTTGAAGCAGTGCTTAACCGCGGCCTTAAGTATACCTCTGGCCCGCAGTTTCTAGCAGAGCACATCTTGGCTGAGCGCTGGGTATTAGCGGTTGCTGGCACCCATGGTAAAACGTCTACCTCGAGTATGTTGGCGTGGATCCTCGAAGACTGTGGCTATGAGCCGGGATTTTTGATTGGTGGTGTACCGCAAAACTTCGGGGTATCGGCTCGCCTTGGCGGTTCGCCGTTTTTTGTGGTTGAAGCTGATGAATACGACAGCGCCTTTTTTGATAAACGTTCTAAGTTTGTCCACTATCAACCGCGTACTCTGGTGATCAACAACTTAGAGTTCGATCACGCCGATATATTTGATGATCTTAAAGCGATCCAACGCCAGTTTAATCACGTAATACGGACGGTTCCTGGTGAAGGAAAAGTGATCTGGCCAGCAGATGCGATAAGTGTGCAGCAAGTCATCGCGCTAGGTTGCTGGAGTGAGCAAGAGACATATCATTTAAATGCCGTGACTAACGGCTGGCATGCTCATAATCTTAGCGATGATGCTCATCAGTTTGAAGTCTTCTACAATGGTGAGTTGCAGGGGGTTGTCGATTGGGAACTCATTGGCCAGCACAATATCGAAAATGCGGTGATGGCAATTGCCGCAGCGAGGCACGTTGGGGTTAAGCCTGATGCCGCCATTGAAGCGTTAGCCAAGTTTGCACCTCCTAAGCGCCGCATGGAGCTGCTTGGTACTATAAGCGGTATCGAAGTTTATGATGACTTTGCGCATCACCCAACGGCCATAGCAACATCTCTAGCGGGTATGCGAGCCAAAGTGGGCCAGCGTAAGGTGACGGTGATTTTAGAGCCGCGTTCGAACACCATGAAGAGCGGCGTGCACAAGGACACCTTGGCAAACTCATTGGCTTTGGCTAGCAATGTCTTTTTATATCAAGCGGGCAATATTGACTGGGACATTAGCACCGCAATGGCCACAGCCTCGGTGCCAGTTGCTGTGTTGTATGATATTGATGAGATTATAGAGCAGGTCGTCGCTCAGGCGAGCAGTGGAGATACTATTATCATTATGAG
This window of the Shewanella sp. Choline-02u-19 genome carries:
- a CDS encoding SulP family inorganic anion transporter, giving the protein MFKNFKIDWLSNIRGDLLAGIVVALALIPEAIAFSIIAGVDPKVGLYASFSISVVIAFTGGRSGMISAATGAMALLMITLVKDHGLQYLLVATVLTGLLQILAGYLKLGNLMRFVSRSVVTGFVNALAILIFMAQLPELTNVTWHVYAMTLAGLGIIYLFPYLPVIGKLIPSPLICIVGLTAFAMMFNVDVRTVGDMGDLPDTLPIFLWPDVPLNFETLLIVLPYSMGLAVVGLLESMMTATIVDDLTDTNSDKNRECKGQGLANVFTGFLGGMAGCAMIGQSMINIKSGGRGRLSSLAAGVFLLIMVVFLGPWLKQIPMAALVAVMIMVAIGTFSWQSILDMKKHPLSTNVVMLATVAMVVATHNLAIGVFVGVLLASLFFANKISRMMVVRNNIGESDSCEYRVIGQVFFASSDKFTDSFDFKEVLESVTIDLSAAHFWDVTAVSALDKVVIKFRREGTHVNLIGMNQATRTIVDKFGVHDKPEEVERLLAGH
- a CDS encoding oxidative stress defense protein: MIKSSLAALISALVLSASITAPALAADISFAHLETIGTSNILAEADMAEINVEVVIKAETAKAAKVESDIAVAKFIERLEKAGVSSKLIQSANINLQPQYHYEKDQPNKLIGYSASRRVTVTVVDLTNLNSILDTALEEGINRINHIALKSSKEAHYLQQARLAAIKDAQHKAAELAQGFGEELDGVWQIRYFDQRPVQPVMMRMNAESDSYNVPKSYQQGQVTIQDRVEVTYRLK
- the bluB gene encoding 5,6-dimethylbenzimidazole synthase, producing MSRMFSESDSEVLADIIRLRRDVRGNRFNDKPVSDASIDTLLNAAMQAPSVGYSQPWQFVVIRDSNIKQAVQQTFVAANALGSEQFTGDKRAQYDALKLEGILEAPVNLAVFYQPSETAVLGQTSMPEMGKFSVVCAIQNLWLMARSLNIGVGWVSILDPLKVKQALNAPESAELIGYLCIGYVDKFLAEPELKQKGWQQTKSAAEVIFKDGFN
- a CDS encoding anaerobic C4-dicarboxylate transporter, which encodes MFFVHMLLLLAIIFVGIRHGGVAFGLLGGLGVSILAFVFGVAPGSPPINVMLIILAVVAASATLEATGGLKLLVRYAEKLLRKHPNQIVFLGPLCTYSLTVLVGTGHSVYPLLPVIYDVAYKKGIRPERPLAIATVASQMGITASPIAAAAAVVIATSMENNLDIGLMDVLLVTIPSTLIGVLVASAWSLKRGKDLDKDEEFQARLLDEEFKNSLIDPDIETDDVAKSNSIAKKGLSIFLLGILAVIGLAMFSKELLPEGVKMSVAIQFMMLSVGAMILLVTKVDPKKIVSSNVFIAGMTAVIIIFGIAWLSDTIISYHKSYLIESVSDIVHAHPWSFAIAMFVASIFLKSQAATLTIMLPLGFSLGIPAPVLIGVLPACYAYFFFPFYPSDLAAISFDRTGTTHIGKYVLNHSFIVPGFIGVGTATFIGYFISMTIN
- a CDS encoding universal stress protein encodes the protein MKNIVACIDGSKLTLATCEASAWVAHKVKAPLTLLHVLDKATRPVVSELSGQIGFGSQEDLLNELVELDELRSKVALKHGKQLLIDAEELAQVRGVSDIHKLQRHGSLLDTLMDLEDDLRVLVLGRSGEDHSSTKTIGSQLESVIRTIKAHTLVVSESFEVPSSYMIAFDGSATSDKLIEKAIKTPLLVGLECHLVMVDGSGDKSAAFQQASQQLTEAGIMVTERVLTGDVDSALLDYQEQQQLGMIVMGAYGHTKLRQYFLGSNTTQVLIKSSVPLLLIR
- the mpl gene encoding UDP-N-acetylmuramate:L-alanyl-gamma-D-glutamyl-meso-diaminopimelate ligase; the protein is MHVHILGICGTFMGGLALLARAEGHKVTGSDANVYPPMSTQLEEQGIELIQGFDPTQLGKNEDDAPDLVVIGNAMSRGNPCVEAVLNRGLKYTSGPQFLAEHILAERWVLAVAGTHGKTSTSSMLAWILEDCGYEPGFLIGGVPQNFGVSARLGGSPFFVVEADEYDSAFFDKRSKFVHYQPRTLVINNLEFDHADIFDDLKAIQRQFNHVIRTVPGEGKVIWPADAISVQQVIALGCWSEQETYHLNAVTNGWHAHNLSDDAHQFEVFYNGELQGVVDWELIGQHNIENAVMAIAAARHVGVKPDAAIEALAKFAPPKRRMELLGTISGIEVYDDFAHHPTAIATSLAGMRAKVGQRKVTVILEPRSNTMKSGVHKDTLANSLALASNVFLYQAGNIDWDISTAMATASVPVAVLYDIDEIIEQVVAQASSGDTIIIMSNGGFGGLHQKLLAQLNTKTGK
- a CDS encoding porin; protein product: MKKALAVLPLATLVFMPTSFAVEVFKDNKNAFEIGGFVDARVINTQDVTEVVNGSSRINFGFTREMSNDWKSYVKLEWGVNPFGNATISYSSESNFETKSGDFLNNRLGYVGVSHNDYGSISIGKQWGAWYDVVYNTNYGFVWDGNASGTYTYNKSDGAINGVGRGDKVIQYRNSWGDLGIAAQMQLKSSTTDIEDDGSNNPNRLVMTEYDNTYGIGLTYQATEMLVLTAGGNIGEPEGTTASGRVISETDYIYGFGLTWGSWDEHGLYAAMNLNQNEFHDTDNLGRFLQESVGLETLISYYLDNNIKLLASYNVLEAGDDYEAEHPGDVFKRQFAVAGVHYVWDNSVVIYLEGRVDFSDFSSDNPENEAMQAKSEDDGVAIGIRYTL